The Thermomonospora curvata DSM 43183 DNA segment ACAGGGTGTTGGACAGCACGCCGACCTTGATGCCGCGCTCGCGCAGCCCGCTCAGCAGGTCGGCGGCGTCGGGGTCGGTGAAGGTGTGCGGCTCCCAGGCCCGGAACTTGGTGTCCAGCAGCTCCTCGGTGGGCTGCACCCCGGCCAGTTCGAACAGCTCGTCCAAGGTGGCGCTGCGGTGCTCCTCGCGGGAGCGGCGCCACAGCTCGTCCTCGGCCTCCAGCAGGGCCCGGGCGATCCGTTCGACCTCGTCGGGGGCCAGGTGAGAGGCGCAGATCGTCCGCCACATCTCCCCGAGCTCGACATCGTGCCAGGGGGTCAGGGTGCCGCCCCAGTCGAAGATCACCGCGTCCACCGCCATGCTGGGATGGTAACTGTCGCCGGAGACCTGGGGATATGCCTTTTTCTCCACCTTCGTCCCACCCGGCGCGCCATTCCGGCGGCGGGCCGGGCGCCCCGGTCGCCGGCTGCACGAATCGGGCTTCCCCCGGCCGGGGGAAGCCGGGCCGCCAATTGCACGGGCGAGGCCATCGCCCGGCGAATCTCGGGCCGGTTCCCGGGATGACCTGGGCATTCACCGCCAGAAGGGCGAGCCCTCCCGTCCTCGCCCGCGGTTTTGCGCGGAACCTGCGATCGGCGCAGCGGGCCGGGCGCTCGATCCGAGCCGGGCGCACCGTCCCGGCCGGGTCTTATGGACGAGCCGGAAACCCGCATGACCACATGTGGCCCCGGCGGTCTGCACCCGTGTTGTGCAGTACCACTCCTGTTCAGCAAATGGACCAGCGGTGGGTCTTGCGCTTTCGGGGGCTGCGGTGAAGCATATGTCGCCCGGGGGCTGAGCAAACAGCAAAAAACCGGGCGTTGGCGAACACACAGAACGTTTACGGCAAATTGCCGCCACACGTATCCGTATCTCGTCGGCGCCCGTCTCGATCGAGGAGGACGGCCAGGATGCTTGTCCCCGAGGGCGGGCGCCCATCGGTGCTGCGACGGCCGGGGCGCCGGCGCTCGATCCGGATGCGCATCGCCGCGCTGCTGGTCATTCCGCTCATCTCGCTGATCGCGCTGTGGGCGTTCGCCGCCAGCGTCACCTTGGGCGCGGCCCTCAACAGGTACGCCATCTCCGACTCCTACGACCGCATCAGCGTGCCGGGCATCGCCGTGGCCCTGCACCTGCAGGGCGAGCGCTCGCTGTCCACGGTGTACCGGAGCACCAAGGGCCTGCGCGGCGGGGCCGAGCTGCAGGCCCAGCGGGCCAGGAGCGACGCCGCCATCGCCATGCTGCGCCGGGCCGCGCAAGAGGACATCAACGAGGCCGCGGGCCCGCGGCTCCGGGAGATGCTGACCGAGCTGCTGCGCCGGCTGGAAGGGCTGGAGGCGCTGCGCGCCAAGGTGGACGGCCACCAGATCAAGCCGGTGGACATCATCGCGGGCTACGGCGAGTTCATCGAGGCCGCGCTGCGGATGTACAGCAGCCAGCGGGTCGATGACGCGGAGATCTACCAGCTGGGTCAGGGACTGCAGGAGATCTCCTGGGCCCGCGAGTACATGACCCGGGAGGACTCACTGGTCACCGCGCTGCAGGCGACCGGCGGGCGGCTGACCGCCGAGGAGCGCGGCGTCCTGATGGAATGGGCCGCCCAGCGGCAACTGATGTTCGACCAGGGGCTCGCGCACCTGGACGGCTCGCTGCTCACCACCATCGAGGAGTACGCCAAGCAGCCGGACTACCAGCGCTTCCTGGCCATGGAGCAGGCGCTGCTGGAGTCCCCCGCCGGCCGGCTGCCGCCCGCCCTCGACGCCTGGTCGCAGACCGTCCCGGCGGTGCTGGCCACGCTGAACGAAGCGGTCACCAAGGCCGGGGCGGACCTGGAGCGGCGCTCCGAGGAGGTCGGCGACCAGATCATGCTGCGTCTGGTGGCCGCCGGCGGCGTCGGTCTGCTCGCGGTGATCGCCTCGGTCGTGCTGTCGGTGCTGGTCGGCCGGGGCCTGGTCCGCGAGCTGCGCGGGCTGCGGCGGGCCGCCGACGACCTGGCCGACAACCGCCTGCCGGAGGTGGTGGAACGGCTGCGCCGCGGTGAGGAGGTCGACATCGAGGAGGCGGCGCCGCCGCTGCGGGCCGGCCGCACCGCCGAGGTCGCCCAGGTCGCCTCCGCCTTCACCAAGGTGCAGCGCACCGCCGTGGAGACCGCCGTCAGCGAGGCGCACCTGCGCAAGGGCATCAGCCGGGTCTTCCTCAACCTGGCCTGGCGCAGCCAGTCGCTGCTGCACCGGCAGCTGCGGATGCTGGAGACCCTGCAGCGCAAGGTCATCGACCCCGACCTGCTGGAGGAGCTGTTCCGCATCGACCACCTGACCACCCGGATGCGGCGGCACGCCGAAGGCCTGATCATCTTGTCCGGCGCCGCGCCGGGCCGCGGCTGGAGCCGCCCGGTGCCGCTGGAGGACGTGCTGCGCTCGGCCGCCGCCGAGGTGGAGGACTACACCCGGGTGGAGGTGGTCGCCTCCACCCCGGCCTCCCTCAGCGGCGCGGTGGTCGCCGACGTGGTCCACCTGCTGGCCGAGCTGATCGAGAACGCCACGGTGTTCTCCCCGCCGCCCACCGAGGTGCTGGTGCGCGGCGAGATGGTGGCCAACGGCTATGCGGTCGAGGTGATCGACCGCGGCATCGGCATCGACCCGCGCGAGCGGGCGGATCTGAACCAGCGGCTGGCCGAGCCGCCGGAGTTCGACCTGGCCGACAGCGACCGGTTGGGCCTGTTCGTGGTCTCCCGCCTGGCCGCCCGCCACGGCATCAAGGTGGCGCTGCAGGAGTCGGTGTACGGCGGGACCTGCGCGGTGGTGCTGCTGCCGCCCGACTTGATCGCCGACACCGCGCTGCCGCCCGGCGACACGGTGCCCGCCGCGCTCGACGGGCCGTCCTCCCTCCGGGCCTCCGAGCCGCAGCGGCGCGACCTGGAGGGGCCGGGCCGGCCGCAGGAGGCCGCACCGGCGGAGCCGGAGCGGATCGAGCCCCCCGCCTGGTCGTGGTTCGAGCCCCACCGGGGCGACGCGTCCTCGGCGAACGGTTCGGCGGAGCATCCGCACCGGCCCCGCCAAGGGGACGGCTCGCCCGTCGCAGACGGACCGCGGCAGCAGAACGGCCAGGAGCGGCCGGCGCCGCTGCCCCGCCGGATCCGCCAGGCCAACCTGGTGCCGGAGCTGCGCTCGGTCGGCCCGGTGGACGCCGAGCCGCCGGGCGCGGACCCGCCGCGGGACCGCTCCGCCGAGCAGAGCCGGGACCTGCTGGCCTCCCTGCAGGGCGGGTGGCTGCGCGGCCGCGCCGAAGACGAGGACGGATCCGACGACAGGGCGGCCGAGGGAGGTGAGTCATGAGCGGAGCCGGAGTGGCCGGCGATCTGAACTGGCTCCTGGACGACCTGGTGCAGCGGGTCGGCCAGGTGCGCAAGGTGGTGGTGCTCTCCCGCGACGGCCTGGTGATGGGGGCCTCCAGCCAGGTCAGCCGCGAGGACGCCGAGTACCTGGCGGCGCTGGCGGCCGGTTTCCACAGCCTGGCGGTGGGGGCCAAGCCGCACCTGGGCTGCGGGGAGGTCCAGCAGACCATCGTGGAGATGGAAGAGGGCCTGTTCTTCGTGGTCCCCGCCGGCAGCGGCAGCTGCCTGGCGCTGCTCAGCGAGGCGGGCGCCAACGCCGGGCTGGTGGCCTATGAGATGACCATGCTGGTCAAGCGGGTGCGCAAGCAACTGGCCGCAAGTCCCCGCACAGCGGAGTGAGCCGCCATGTCCCGGGGAGATCCGACGGGCGAGCGCTGGCTGGATGAGGAGGCCGGGCCGCTGGTGCGTCCCTATGCGGTGGCCCGGGGGCGCGCCCGGCCGCGCGGCGAGCCGCTGGACATCGTGACGATCCTCATCGCCTCGGGCCGGCCGGTGCCGCCGCAGGTGCGGCTGAACCGCGAGCAGCAGTGGCTGCTGGTGCGGTGCCGGCGGCCGGTCACCGTCGCCGATCTGGCCTCGGAGGCGAACCTGCCGCTGGGCGTGGTCATGGTGCTGCTGGAGGAGCTGTTGGAGCACGGTCTGATCGAGGTGACCCGGCCGCTCACCTCATCTGCGCAGCCGGACCCGCTGCTGCTGAGGAGAGTGATCGATGAACTCCGCGCCCTGTGAGGACGGCCCCAGGCTCGCCCTGAAGATCCTGATCGCCGGGGGGTTCGGGGTGGGCAAGACCACCCTGGTCGGCAGCGTCAGCGAGATCCGCCCGCTGCGCACCGAGGAGTACCTGACCGACGCCAGCATCGGGGTGGACGACACCCGCGGGGTGGAGGCCAAGACCACCACGACGGTGGCGATGGACTTCGGCCGGATCACCCTGCGCGACGGGGTCGTGCTCTACCTGTTCGGCACGCCCGGCCAAGACCGGTTCTGGTTCATGTGGAACGAGCTGGCCCGCGGCGCGCTGGGCGCGGTGGTGCTGGCCGACACCCGCCGGCTGACCTCCAGTTTCGCCGCCATCGACTACTTCGAGCAGCGCCGCATCCCCTTCATCGTCGCCGTCAACTGCTTCGAGGGCGCCTACGTCTACAGCCTGCAGGAGATCCGCGACGCCCTGGACGTGGACCCGCACGTGCCGGTCATCACCTGCGACGCCCGCCGGCGCGAGTCCGCCAAAGAGGTCCTGATCGCCCTGCTGGAGCACGCCCTGCGGCACTCCGTCCCCGCCGGAAGCTGACCGGGCCTCGGCTCATGGCGGCGCCCTGCCGCCATGAGCCGTTCCCGTCCTCGGCGTGTGGCCCGTCCTGCAGATCGCGGGCCGATCCCACCCGCTGAGTGGGACTGCAGTGAACGGCCGGGGCGCCTTAGGACCTATGAATGGGACGGACGGGACGAACGCTCCCCTGGCCTCTTCTCCTGGCGCGAGGCGGGGCCGGCCCGTCTCGCCGGCCGGACGGCGGCCCGGCCGGGGACCATGCGAGCGTCGCGGCCCGGGTGCACCACCTGGACAGGCAGCAGGAGGGAGAGCCGCTGGTGTTCTACCGGGGCACCTACGGGAGGTTCGATGGCTGAACAGGACCTGGAGGCGTTCCGCGCCGAGGTGCGCGCCTGGCTGGAGGAGAACCTGTCGGGCGAGTTCGCCGCCGCGCGCGGGCTGGGCGGGCCCGGCCGCGAGCACGAGGGCCATGAGATCCGGCACGCCTGGGAGCGGCACCTGGCCAAGGCCGGCTGGACGTGCCTGGGCTGGCCGGTGGAGTACGGCGGGCGCAACGCCACGATGGAGCAGCAGGTCGTCTTCTTCGAGGAGTACGCGCGGGCGGGCGCGCCGCACCGGGTGGGGCACATCGGCGAGGGGCTGATCGGCCCGACCATCATCGACTTCGGCACCGAGGAGCAGAAACGGCGGTTCCTGCCGCCGATCCGCGACGGCGAGGAGCTGTGGTGCCAGGGCTACTCCGAGCCGAACGCCGGCTCCGACCTGGCCAACGTGCAGACCCGGGCCGAGCTGGTCGGCGACGAGTGGGTGATCCACGGGCAGAAGGTGTGGACGTCGCTGGCGCACGTGGCCGACTGGTGTTTCGTGCTGTGCCGCACCGAGCCGGGCAGCACCCGCCACAGGGGGCTGTCCTATCTGCTGGTGCCGATGCGGCAGCCGGGCGTGGAGGTGCGCCCGATCGTCCAGGCGACCGGCACCAGCGAGTTCAACGAGGTGTTCTTCGACGGCGCCCGCACCGCCAAGGAGAACATCCTGGGCGCCCCCGGCGACGGCTGGCGGGTGGCGATGGCGACGCTGGGCTATGAGCGGGGCGCCTCGACGCTGGGCCAGCAGCTGCTGTTCCGCCGGGAGCTGGAGGCGATCATCGCGGTCGCCAAGGAGACCGGCGCCAATCGCGACCCGGTGCTGCGCGACCGGCTGGCGCGGGCCTGGATCGAGCTGGAGATCATGCGTTTCAACGCGCTGCGCACCATGCGCTCCCTGGCCGCCGGCGAGCCGGGCCCGGAGGTGTCGATCGCCAAGCTGTACTGGTCGGAGTGGCACCGGCGGCTCGGGGAGCTGGCGGTGGACGTGCAGGGCGCCGCCGGGCTGCTGACCGAGCCGGCGCCGGTGGGCTCCTATGAGCTGACCGACGCCCAGCGATTGTTCCTGTTCAGCCGGGCCGACACCATCTACGCCGGATCCAGCGAGATCCAGCGCAACATCATCGCCGAGCGCACGCTGGGCCTGCCCCGCGAGCCGCGCCCGTGAGGGCCGGCCCGCGGGGGCGGGCGCCGGCGGTCAGCGGACGGCCAGGACCCGGGCGATCCGGTCGGCCGCGGCGGCGACATCGTCGGCGGCGGCGATGCGCTCGGCCCACGACCAGTGGAACCACCAGCCGTCGGCGTCGGCTTCGGCGAGGATGTCCTCGGTGAGCACGGTCGCCCGCGGATTCATCACATGCAAACTGGCGGGTTTTTCCAAAGGCGTGTTCAAACGCACCCGAAAACCCCGGTGGACCAGCTCGTCGCCGAGCTTTTCCAGATATTCCACCCGCAGGTCGGCCGGTGCGGCGGTACCGCTTCCATCAGGTGTCACTTCGGACCTCCCCCTGTTCGCACGCGGCCCGATATAAGGAGAGCATTGCCACTCGTCAAGCCGATCCGCAAGCAATATCGCTGAATTTACCCAACGAACGAGAGAAATATAGATTGGGCTCCCGCGGCCCGTAATGGCCATTATTCGGTGCAAGGTCCGCCGAGCGTCCCGGTTGCGGACGAGCCGCATCGGCCCCCGGACCCGCCCGAACCGGATATCTTTCGCCTAGTGACCGGGGGCTTCAGGGAGGACGGCGGTAGTGACGGACCGAGCACCGGACGAGACCCAGGAGGTGGCGCTGCCGGAGGACGGCCGAGGCGGCTCGCCCGAACAGACCCGCCTGGAGGCGGCGGCCGAGGAGACGCCGTCCCCGGCTAAGTGGCCGGAACCGTCCGCGCCCGGCTCCGCGAAGGCGACGGCTCCGCAGGCCGTTCCGCAGGAACCGGACGCCCCTCGCTCGGCGCCCCAGGAGCGGCCGGCATACGCCATGTGGTACGCCGACTACCAGGAGCCGGCGCAGGAGCCCGCCGGGCCGTCTGCACAGGAGGACGCGCCGCAGCCGGAGCCGGACGAGCAGCCCGAGCCACCGGAGCCGCCCGCCTCCCGGCAGCAGGACTCCGAAGAGCCGGCCGACTCCGAGCAGGTGGAAGAAGACGGGCAGACCGCGCCGCAACCCCTGCCCGCTTCTCAGCAGCAGAAGGACTTCGCGCAGGCGGCCGAGCAGCAGGACGCTGCGCAAGCGTCCACTGCCGCAGAGCAACAGCCGCACCCCCTGCCTGAGGCCGAGCGACCGGAGGCCGACAAGCAGACCGCACCACAGACGCTGCCCGCACCCCAGAAGCAACCAGACCGCGCGCAGACGGACACCGGACAGCCAGGACCATCCGCGCCACAATCTCCTTCGGAGCCCCAGCCCACCACCGGGCAGTCGGAGGCCGACAAGCAGACCGCACCACAGACGCTGCCCGCACCCCAGAAGCAACCAGACCGCGCGCAGACGGACACCGGACAGCCAGGACCATCCGCGCCACAGTCTTCTCCGGAGCCCCAGCCCACCACCGGGCAGTCGGAAGCGGACAAGCAGACCACGCCGCAGCCTCTGCCCGCACCTCAGCGGCAGACGGATTCCGCCCAGCCGGGAGCCGATGGGCTGACCGTCCCTCAGGGGCTGCCCCTCCCGCGGCGACCGGCCGCCGCAAGGGAGCCGGGAGCCGATCAGCGAACCGCCCCTCAGGCGCCCCCCGTCCCGCCACAGCGGCCGGATCCCGGGCAAACGGTCGTCGACCAGCCGGCCGCCCTGCCGGCGTCGTCCATTTCCCAGCAGCAGTGGGCCCCGCCGCAGCAGCCGCTTCCGGAGCTGCCCGACGAGCAGGCGCGGCGCGGGGCCTTCCACCGCTTCCACTACCCGATCGGGATCTTCCTGACGGCCTTCGGGGGCAGCGCTCTGCTGATGTCCCTGCTGGGCTGGCCCGCCCACCTCAAGGAGATGACGTTCTATCTGGGCGAGAGCCTCGCCTCCCCGGCGCTGATCGCGGTCAAGGCGGTGCAGGTCCTGCTGGTCCTGCTGACCGTGGTCGGGCTGGCGCGCCGCCGGGACGTGTGGCTCCTGATGGCGTTGTCGGGCTGGGCCGCGGGGTTCGCCGCGTTCTGCGTGCTGGACGTGGTCAAGGGCAGACTCGCCGACCTCGCCGAGCACGGCCTTTATGCGGTGGTGTTCGCCGCCTTGCTGTTCCTGTCGTACGCGCTGGGCGTCAAGGCCCGGGTGGCGGCCCGCAGCGAGGGGCCGCCGGAGCCGGGACAGGGCCAAGGCTCCGGCTTGAGCCGCACTCAGGAGATCGCGCTGGCCGCCTTGAATCGCTGGCAGCGGCAGCAGCCCGCCCCCCGGCCGCCCGCTTTGCAGCAGCCGCCGGAGGCCGGGCAGCGGCCCGCCCCGGCCTCGCAGCCGCAGGGGACGGCGCCGCCCGGACGGCCGTAGGCCCCGCGTCGGCCCGCGCCGTAGCTCTCGCGCAGCACAAGGCCGCAGGATCTCGCCCGCGGCGTTGCGGGGCCGGCAGCCGGCGTGGGAGCCGCGGGAGCGCTATGAGGAGCCGACGCGGCGATCGGGTTCATCCCGGCCGGCCCGTCCCCGCGAGCCGTCCCGCCCCGTCTCCGGCATCGGACGGCGCGCTCCTCCCCCGCCCCGCCCGCCTGAGGCGGGGGTTTCCGCTCAGCAGAAGACCGCGTTGACGGCCCGCGGCGCCGCATACCAGACTCGGGCCACCCGACGACCCACGGTCCGCCCTGGCGGACCCGCGGCCGCGACCCGCCGCCCGCATCCGATGCCCCCCGCCGGATGCGGGCGTTCGTCGGCGGGGCCGCACGCCCGGCCGCCGGAAGGGAGCCCGCTCCGTGTCACCTCCCACCCAGGAGACGATCAACGCCGAGATCTGCGAGCTCCGCGACGCCTACGCCAAGGCCGTGGCCGGCGGCGCGCCACGCCGCGACCACCCCGACCGTGACTACCCGCCCTACCGCAGCTCCGTGCTGCGGCACCCCAAGCGGCCGCTGGTGGCGGTGCGCGATCCGGAGGCGATGGAGCTGACCGGGCCGGTGTTCGGGACCACCGACGTGACCGAGCTGGACAGCGACCTGACCCGCCAGCACGTCGGCGAGCCGCTGGGCGAGCGGATCACCGTCACCGGGCGGGTGCTGGACCGCGACGGCCGCCCGGTGCGCGGCCAGCTGGTGGAGATCTGGCAGGCCAACGCCGCCGGCCGGTACGCCCACCGGCGCGAACAGCACCCGGCCCCGCTGGACCCCAACTTCACCGGGGTCGGCCGCTGCCTGACCGACGACGAGGGCCGCTACCACTTCACCACCATCAAGCCCGGCCCTTATCCGTGGGGCAACCACACCAACGCCTGGCGGCCGGCGCACATCCATTTTTCGCTGTTCGGCACCGCCTTCACCCAGCGGCTGGTCACCCAGATGTACTTCCCGGGCGACCCGCTGTTCCCCTACGACCCGATCCTGCAGTCGGTGACCGACGAGGCGGCCCGGCGGCGGCTGGTGGCCGAGTACGTCCACGACCTGTCGGTGCCGGAGTACTCCCTGGGCTACCGGTGGGACATCGTGCTGGACGGCCCGTGCGCCACCTGGATGGAGAAGGGACGCTGATGCTCCCGCCCACGCCGTCGCAGACCATCGGCCCGTTCTACGGTTTCGCGCTCCCCTTCCCCGGGGGCGCGGAGCTCGCCCCGCCGGGCGACCCGGCGTCCCTCATCGTGCACGGGTACGTCCACGACGGGGCCGGGGACCCGGTTCCCGACGCCCTGCTGGAGTTCTGGCAGGCCGCCCCGGACGGCTCGCGGACGGGGGCGCCCGGCTCGCTGCGCCGCGACCAGGCCACCGGGGCGGTGCTCGGCCGCGACGGCGTCGCCTTCACCGGGTTCGGCCGGGTGGCCGTCGACGCCGACGGGCACTATGCGCTGCGGACGCTGCCGCCCGGCGGCCTCCCCTACATCAGCGTGTGCGTGTTCGCCCGCGGGCTGCTCCACCACCTGTACACGCGGGTGTACCTGTCGGATCCCGGGGACGATCCGCTGCTGGCGTCACTGGAGCCGAAGCGCCGCGCCACGCTGCTGGCCGTGCCGGAACGGGAGGGGGTCTACCGCTTCGACATCCGGCTGCAGGGCGACGGGACGCACGAGGAGACGGTCTTCCTTGACTTCCGCTAGCGTGCCCGGCGTGCTGCACCACCGCATCGAGGGGCCGGCGTGGGGAGAGCCGCTCCTGCTGGGCCCTTCTTTGGGCACGTCGCTGGCGGTGTGGGAGCCGCAAGTCGGTG contains these protein-coding regions:
- a CDS encoding HAD family hydrolase, producing MAVDAVIFDWGGTLTPWHDVELGEMWRTICASHLAPDEVERIARALLEAEDELWRRSREEHRSATLDELFELAGVQPTEELLDTKFRAWEPHTFTDPDAADLLSGLRERGIKVGVLSNTLWSREWHERIFARDGVLDLIDGAVYSSEIPWTKPHAQAFRLAMEAVGAEDPARCVFVGDRPFEDVHGAKSAGMRAVQIWHSSADSLPGGGPHLAPPDAVIHRLSDLWPHVDKWAD
- a CDS encoding DUF742 domain-containing protein, yielding MSRGDPTGERWLDEEAGPLVRPYAVARGRARPRGEPLDIVTILIASGRPVPPQVRLNREQQWLLVRCRRPVTVADLASEANLPLGVVMVLLEELLEHGLIEVTRPLTSSAQPDPLLLRRVIDELRAL
- a CDS encoding acyl-CoA dehydrogenase family protein yields the protein MAEQDLEAFRAEVRAWLEENLSGEFAAARGLGGPGREHEGHEIRHAWERHLAKAGWTCLGWPVEYGGRNATMEQQVVFFEEYARAGAPHRVGHIGEGLIGPTIIDFGTEEQKRRFLPPIRDGEELWCQGYSEPNAGSDLANVQTRAELVGDEWVIHGQKVWTSLAHVADWCFVLCRTEPGSTRHRGLSYLLVPMRQPGVEVRPIVQATGTSEFNEVFFDGARTAKENILGAPGDGWRVAMATLGYERGASTLGQQLLFRRELEAIIAVAKETGANRDPVLRDRLARAWIELEIMRFNALRTMRSLAAGEPGPEVSIAKLYWSEWHRRLGELAVDVQGAAGLLTEPAPVGSYELTDAQRLFLFSRADTIYAGSSEIQRNIIAERTLGLPREPRP
- a CDS encoding sensor histidine kinase; the protein is MLVPEGGRPSVLRRPGRRRSIRMRIAALLVIPLISLIALWAFAASVTLGAALNRYAISDSYDRISVPGIAVALHLQGERSLSTVYRSTKGLRGGAELQAQRARSDAAIAMLRRAAQEDINEAAGPRLREMLTELLRRLEGLEALRAKVDGHQIKPVDIIAGYGEFIEAALRMYSSQRVDDAEIYQLGQGLQEISWAREYMTREDSLVTALQATGGRLTAEERGVLMEWAAQRQLMFDQGLAHLDGSLLTTIEEYAKQPDYQRFLAMEQALLESPAGRLPPALDAWSQTVPAVLATLNEAVTKAGADLERRSEEVGDQIMLRLVAAGGVGLLAVIASVVLSVLVGRGLVRELRGLRRAADDLADNRLPEVVERLRRGEEVDIEEAAPPLRAGRTAEVAQVASAFTKVQRTAVETAVSEAHLRKGISRVFLNLAWRSQSLLHRQLRMLETLQRKVIDPDLLEELFRIDHLTTRMRRHAEGLIILSGAAPGRGWSRPVPLEDVLRSAAAEVEDYTRVEVVASTPASLSGAVVADVVHLLAELIENATVFSPPPTEVLVRGEMVANGYAVEVIDRGIGIDPRERADLNQRLAEPPEFDLADSDRLGLFVVSRLAARHGIKVALQESVYGGTCAVVLLPPDLIADTALPPGDTVPAALDGPSSLRASEPQRRDLEGPGRPQEAAPAEPERIEPPAWSWFEPHRGDASSANGSAEHPHRPRQGDGSPVADGPRQQNGQERPAPLPRRIRQANLVPELRSVGPVDAEPPGADPPRDRSAEQSRDLLASLQGGWLRGRAEDEDGSDDRAAEGGES
- a CDS encoding GTP-binding protein, yielding MNSAPCEDGPRLALKILIAGGFGVGKTTLVGSVSEIRPLRTEEYLTDASIGVDDTRGVEAKTTTTVAMDFGRITLRDGVVLYLFGTPGQDRFWFMWNELARGALGAVVLADTRRLTSSFAAIDYFEQRRIPFIVAVNCFEGAYVYSLQEIRDALDVDPHVPVITCDARRRESAKEVLIALLEHALRHSVPAGS
- the pcaG gene encoding protocatechuate 3,4-dioxygenase subunit alpha, which encodes MLPPTPSQTIGPFYGFALPFPGGAELAPPGDPASLIVHGYVHDGAGDPVPDALLEFWQAAPDGSRTGAPGSLRRDQATGAVLGRDGVAFTGFGRVAVDADGHYALRTLPPGGLPYISVCVFARGLLHHLYTRVYLSDPGDDPLLASLEPKRRATLLAVPEREGVYRFDIRLQGDGTHEETVFLDFR
- the pcaH gene encoding protocatechuate 3,4-dioxygenase subunit beta, which produces MSPPTQETINAEICELRDAYAKAVAGGAPRRDHPDRDYPPYRSSVLRHPKRPLVAVRDPEAMELTGPVFGTTDVTELDSDLTRQHVGEPLGERITVTGRVLDRDGRPVRGQLVEIWQANAAGRYAHRREQHPAPLDPNFTGVGRCLTDDEGRYHFTTIKPGPYPWGNHTNAWRPAHIHFSLFGTAFTQRLVTQMYFPGDPLFPYDPILQSVTDEAARRRLVAEYVHDLSVPEYSLGYRWDIVLDGPCATWMEKGR
- a CDS encoding roadblock/LC7 domain-containing protein; translation: MSGAGVAGDLNWLLDDLVQRVGQVRKVVVLSRDGLVMGASSQVSREDAEYLAALAAGFHSLAVGAKPHLGCGEVQQTIVEMEEGLFFVVPAGSGSCLALLSEAGANAGLVAYEMTMLVKRVRKQLAASPRTAE